ATGGCGGCATTCGGGTAGCGTCGCTGCATTTCCTTAACAACTGGGAGGTACGCCTGAGCTGCCACTGCAAGGGCCGCATCCGCGTAGCCCACCAGGCTTTGCCTCAATAATGCGTGGTAGAGAGTAACGATAACTTCTGGTGGCACCGCGATCTTTAACGAGAGGCGACCCACCGTATTTGCAACGGCGAACTCACCACACCTGAGCCAGAAGAGCATCAAATGTGTGATGCCCTCGTTGATCATTAGCTGAATGGCCGAGGTGGGACCAACAGTGGGTGACCGGCTGGTTTGAGTGACATGCTCATTCGGACAGTACCTACAGTAACAGTGGAAATGCGCCCTCTGAGGCGTCATTGATGGAACACTGCCCGCAGGAAGGTGTGTCTGGCTGCAATATTCGCAGAGCAGCACTTGACGACCAGCGATTTTGTATGCGTGCATCGTCTGGTATGGGGCCGTATTTGGGTGGAGAACCGCAGAACATAGAGAGGGAGACTCTGTTTCTTCATTACCAACGTCGCACGAATGATGATTCGGTCGGGGCTCGTTGTACGCAAGCTCCGTAAAACAGTCGAAGGCAGCATTCGCTACTAAAGTGTTCAGTGCCTTGGTTGCGAGTTTTATGAGAGGCGCAATAACCAGCGGGGCAATTTGTGATATATTCCCAGGTGATTCGTGGGCGACAGCAGCAATTACTCTGAACACCGCCAGCTGGCTCTCCGCGCACGATGCCCGTGCAGCCAACGACACCGCTACCTCGACAACATCAAGGTCATGCACCCGCTTTTGCAGTGTGGCATCTTTCTCTAAGGCGCTGGTCGTGACCTGACATAGGAGCCGCTCCAGGCATTCAGAGTTGGGAATGAATGAAACGGCAACACGGAATGGCAAAATATCACTGCGCCCATAGGTGAACACCGGGacgtgcagcagcaaccaaccAGCTGTTTCCACTATTCCTTGGCAGCAGGAGAGCAGCCGGAGTTGTTCCTCACCGAAGTCCCTCTGATGCAACGCAACGGACGGGTCTCTCATGGAGGACTTCCCCATATCTATATGGTGCCTTCTTCCGTTGTCTAACACTGGCACAAGTTCGACTATAACACGGGCAGTTTCCACCACCAGCGGACCCAATTCACTCGGCAGAGCAATAGCCTGCGACAGGGCTAGGTCACGCGCCACAGTGAGTGACTTCCCTAGTAGTTCGACGTAGAGCGAAAGTATTGTAGTTTTTACCATCGGATCATAGTTTTCCAGCCACTGATTGAGCTCGTCCAGGACGTAATGGAAGACGTAGTGGATAAACCCCAGCGAGGCGCGGACAAATGCCACGCGGCCTTCTGATGAAACGTTTCCCCAATCCGAGCAGTACTGGATCAGGGGGTAGTATATAAGGGACGCCATCACAAGACCGTAGGGAGACCGCTGTTCCATCAGCCGAAAGCTCTCATCTATGCAGTCGAGGAGATCCCGGAGAGACATTCGATCGCTTGGGCTACAGTCCCCTCCCACAAGATGGGCACCGGCGAGCTCTTCAATCAGCTGCTGCGATGGCACCACCCGCACAACATGAGCGGCATTCGTCCACCCGCCATTTCCGAGCCTGTAATACGTTTCGGTAGGATCAATGCTTCCCCTTGCACTGGCAACGGCAACCATGAGACGGGCGGGGTACAAGGGACACAATACATGTGCGTTATTCCGTGGTCGGGTTCTCAGACAAACATCCATGTTGTCGTACGCGAGTATGGGGCTGCGTATGACCACCTGCGGTGTATCGAAAAGTTGCTCATCTATTTCCTGGCACTTCCGGCACAGAGTGTAGCGGCATCCCTCCTGCGCACAGTGATACCACTCTGTCATGGATGGGTGAGCCGAGGCTTTGCAGATAGAGCACAGCAGACCCGCTACCGGGTTCGGGAATGCCTGCATGGGATGTTCCGGGTGGGAACCATGACGCAACATCGTTATATGTTCTGCTCTTTTTTGATCTATCGCAGCTACACGACTTAAATTCCCTTGCTTGCAATAATGTGAGCACGGGAAGAACAAAGGGGATGTAAAAAGAATGGAGAAAGGTGAAACCTCCGCATCGTATTCACCCACTCCCGTTATTTCGCCCCAGGgacttctttcctttgaaTTGTCTACAACATCGACAATTCCATCTTCTCCAGAAACGTAGGGAAACCAAAATAAAGTTTCCACGAGAGAAACGATTTCGCGTATCCTCGTAGTCCCGCACCCGCACCGATACAAGTGTGCAAGGGGGACTGTCGCAGCGCAACAAAGGGAAGggttaaaaaaaggggcgaCAAATTAACGGCAGTTTCCAGTGGCCAGAAGCTGCGCCGTCAAATAATCGTAGGCACAGCgtacaaaaatatatgtgcAGACACTGAAGAACCCATTGATACAACAGATCGTACACATCGACAGTTCAGTGAAACCGCCTCCATGTTTCCCCCGCCATTTCTCAAAAAGATGTGCAGGTGACAATATTCTCACGGGGTGGGGTGAACAGCTGTGACTACGTGCTATCACGaccaaaaaggggaaaaacaaggGGGGCGGGATGAGaggaacaaacaaagagTAAGTGGAGAACATGGACAGTTAAAagtccttttccctttcctccacccAAACACGCGAGGTAAGGAAGATGTTTCCGATGCGGCTACAGCAGACAAACCCACTGACCTCAGCCCCACAGCGCAATGTTACCCTGGCTTGAATATTTCAGGTAAAGATGTTCCAACAACGGCACACTGCGTGCAAGAGATTTTCCGTTCCACTCCCAGGTGTCCATTCACAGCACCTCCCAAGAAGACGCTAAGAGCGATCTCGATGAGAAAGTCCGAAAAGCACGGAGCAGGACATATGCCGCGGAGCGCCGACATAGCCAATATATTGGAGAGCAAGAACATGTGCCGCAATTCGGAGGGAGATCTCGTGGATAGTGGCAAAAGGCCACACGGCGCCCTCCCTCCAAATGCCGAGAAGCGGGAACTGTATGCGTaggtgtgtgcgtgtgaggaagggaaagaacatGGATACGCCTACAAGTCAAACagcatttcctcctcattttcacaaaATGTCAGGCCATACCGATGTAGCAAGGAGGCGAAGATAACCGTCCACCCTCCGAAGAACACGCCCAACCAAATAAAGATAGCATAGGGAGTGAGGGGCTCAATCATGCAGCAAAGTGAACTCAGCACGCAGAGTTCCAATGATGCTTCCGCTACATATTGCAGTAGTCGACATGACGAGAAAAATGACCCTCTCATCTTGAACAGTAGGGAGGCAGAAAACAATGCACAGAAGCCGGACCAAAAGGGACCACCAATGAACACGGCGCCGTACACGTAAATTAAGCGGTGAGCCATCGTGAGCTGCAGCAGATACTCATCACAGAGTTGCAAATTAACACACCAGCCCCCGAGGGTTGACAGTGAACCTATTATCCCATCCACAACGAGAGCATGAAGCACAAGACCTAAGTATCCTTCTGCAACGTACCTGCGGTGTCGAGAAGACAAACACCTTTCGTTAAATAGAAGCGTCATTTTGCTTCCACTACATGGGAGTGCACTGCTCAAAAACGTAAGCGTCGGGACTAGCAGCCATGCAGACAAGGTGAAGGCTCCGTGGTAAAGGAATgattttatcttttccagTGGCATCAACCTACCTTCTTCAAGTGGAAGCAGAACGTTCCAACATCCAGCCGTCAGCACCATACCGAACACCCAGGCAAAATGATAAACCAGAGTATATTTGATGCCGGAGGGGTAAAGCACATCTGCAAGGTACGAAACGACACTGTTTTTGTGAAAAGTTGACACCAACGTGCAGAGCGGGAGCAACGCCGCGTCCGCTAACGACATGTGAATGGCGCCGGTGCTTTTCAACccagtgggtgctcgcgacCTCGTGCACCTGGTCACACGGCCGAATGTGATGCGACCACGCTCCCGccacagaaaatgaagcacGCCACGTAGAGTTcgtgcaacaacaaaacacgcCACTGCTGAGCCACTGACGGCATTCACCACCGTACCCTCGCCAGGACCCCATCCTATAAGATACGCCACGAGTCCTATCGATACAACATACAGGGCAAGCGGTGGGTAGCgcaggagggaagaaaagttcCTCCCCGGGCAACTTCCAAACTCCGCCGTATCGCCTTGTGAGTTACCGAGCATTGTTGAATCTGATACGTTGgtacgtgtgtgtgctaCACCGCCAATTCACCACGCCCTCCCTTACTTcagttgggggggggggtgacgAAATGATGTTTAGCCCACCTGTGGCTTCGTCTCTCCCAACTGACGTACAACACGCAGGAGGTATGTAGTTAAGATGACGCGCTGTAGAAAGACCGAAAGACCAAGGAAtgaaaaatagagaaataCAAATAACAGGGGTTAAGAGGTTTTTACAGCCAAAAAtggagcaaaacaaaaaaaagcaaggaaaaTGATGGCAGCACCAACGATCACACGATGTTGCCGCATTGAAAGTATGGAATTACGTGTTCATAAATCGAGGACAAAATTTACTTCCATACAAAAGTTCCCTGCGGTGTCTGTTCCCTAATGATTACCTCAGCTTGCCGCAACCGTTTAAACGCCATCGGGCCATATGGCTGCATGGAGGTGGGAAGTTCGCTAATATAAAACTGGATGTTGCGCCCCGGGATAGAGTGGACTAAATTGATGATGTTGTCCTCGACAGCGGCAGCGAAGGATGCACTTGCATCATTATCTCCCGGTGCCGGTGCCGCGCTATCCGATGTTAAATCAGTGTGCTGCAGCACGCTGAGatcttcctcctccgcacAGTGGCGACGTATTCGGTGGAGTTTGCGCGGCACAGAAAACACGGGGTACCACCGTGGGGGCTCTTCTGGCCCGTCTATACGATCCACCGTGACCTGGCCGTGGAACTTCAGTTCACCCCACAGGACGCGTGTTACCTCCATTATTCGTTCTTTTCCAAAGTAACGATTGGCATAATAAACGGCCGTCATTCCTGGATCGCGGCGCACCGTATCGAGCAGTGTGGGCAGCGTTATTGCCCTCCGGCCGGGTTCCGATGCCCCGCGCAGTAATACGCTGGAAAACATCTACAATTTTCCCGACATCGACGACATACGAAATCCAAGAGcagaggggagaggaaagacAGCACATAAGGGAatggacgaaaaaaaaaataaaacaatccAGCTACGCCTTTTGCGTTACAACACAATCACTTCAATTACACACTCAACAATTGTGTTCTTCGGGGTAAACACACAAGACCCGCAAGACTAagcagaggaaaacaaaaaggaaacatcTACACAAAtaaacccacacacaccgATGTGAAAAATGCAGACGACTGTGAAAGTGAACCTCAACCCATCTTCCATTGGTAGTGTTTAGCAGTTGTGCAGAGGCGACTCGTTTCCGCAAACTAACTTACTGAGTTTCGCAACCTCCACCTCCTGCACCGGGGGTAAATATAAACGACATTAGCTCCGGTTTCTCCGGCAGCCTGCATGTATAcgttccccctcttttttttctatagaGGTGCGTGCGATATTCTCCCTCcaaacagcggcagcaacggCCCAAAGCACGGTTCTATGACATCATGTGGTGATACTACCACTCTCTTCCTTGTTAGTTTCGATGCTCTACGCAATACTCCGCGCCACGGGAGCATCGTCTACTTTCCCCCCGCGCGCACTGAAGAATTTGCACTCTTATCGCGTTTTTCCAAGTGTGACAGTAGCGCTCTTGAGTTGGGCTGTCAAAATGGCTAGCCTGGCGCGGACAGCACTGTAGCGGTAGCCAATCTGTTCCCGCACCACCTCCTCTGGCGAGGCGCGAAAGGGGAGGGATAAAACGTTGATAATTTTGTACTCTAAATTTTCTACAAACTCCATCTTAGCTGTTCCATCCGCCCCCACAACATATACCATTAAAAAGCGTTGGGGTTCTTTAATACAACGGTTGAGCATCTTCAAAAACGTCATGAGAAAGTCTGCAAAGTCACACACAAGACTCTGGTGTTCTCTCAGTCGCAAGAAGCCGACGTGATTGATGACACATGTCTGATGGAAGAAGAGGTCACATTCACTCGTTACCTCTACACGCAATGCCGTTAGAGTGTGATCGTCACCAAGTGTCAGTACCTTCACTTTCAAACCCTCTAGTGAGCCGTCACCGCTCCCGTCCGCTCCGCGTAACTCACAGGGAACCTCGCGGTCGTATACTACCCGAAAGCCATCGGCGATGGACGGATCCGATTGCTCAATCGCGCGGAAATCCTTTTCAAGCTGCGCAACGAGGGGGTCGCTCATCACCAATTGAAGGAGGCAACCACTAACTATGGAAAGGGGTgaataaagaggaaaagggagagaaaactGGTAGTATATTTCTATGCGATCCATTCGGTGCGAGAACTTTAAAATTTTGTTTGAGGCATGATGGGTGGGGAATGAAGtgcctttcaaaaaaaaaaaagtgcacgGCGCAAGAAAGGAAGGTTCCTGGGAAGTCCCCGCACGCACGTTTGGAGGCACACTGACTCACGGCACAAACTATCATGATGAAGCTCAAATACGCGAAGTTCGGTTCGAGACACTCCcactgtgtgtgtgcgtgtgtgtccTATCAACCACACAACGCATTAAAGAAGGTTCCTATAGCCGATTTCCTTTCTGCACAGTCTGTTTGTTAAAATATACTTCTTCGATAATCTCCTGCTGACGTTTACAGTTTATACACGGCCCGTCCTTTGCCCGCTCATTGTTCCAACGACAAGTGAAGTAGAACCCACCAGCAGCGAAGAGGAGAGCGGCAGGCGCTAACCATTTGAGTGCACGTGGAGGGCTGCGGTGCGACACCAAATGTTCACCACGCGCTACGCTAGAGTAGGGATAATTACCTGCCACTACCTTTGTtgcattttccttcgttCCCATTCTGctgggaagggaaaggaaaaataaaaataaaaaccaaGGCACCCCACCTGCGAGTAGCGTACCGTTCGACTAACTACAGCTCTGCTGCTACTTTCCGCGGCGTGAAGCAGTTATCAAAACGGGAAAAAGGTGGAGAATTGATGAGTAGAAGTAGAAAATAATGACAGCAATGCAACGTCTGTGGCGCAGGAGTGTGAAGGTGTGCATTATCAACGCATTAGTCATTCCTTCCATCACATTCACACTTGGTGTTCACCATGTCTTTGTGAAAGGTGCCACCTTAAATTCCAAAGGTTCTTCTTTGTTatatcattgttttttttctgagggggtatatttcccctctttccctttccttcttttaacCTCCgttcccccctccttctgTGCAACACAATCTAAAACCCCCCCAGTAATTGaatagtatatatatatatatatatatatatctgtttgatggaaaagaacaaaacttCCCACCAATGTCCTCTCTTGTCCAAacgtctcccttttttttttcttgtctccAATGAGTTGGCAGTGACTCCACTAGTTAGTAAACATCCCAAGGATGCATACGCCCCTGCTTGGTAAAATCGGTTCCGACCAGCACATTATTGCATTTGTAACATGAGGTGCAGACACCTTCTTTGTGCTTGCCGCCTCAGTCACTTCAATTCCTTCACAGTCGCGGCCGCACACACCCACGCACACGTACCCTCCACTCGAAATTGCACCGCCCCCGCGCATTCTCTTTTATTACGTGTCACGCAAATAAGGCATGCGAGACAGCAATCCTACGGTGAggaatatatgtatatgtgcgGAGGCGTCTTCGCGGCCCCGCTTTCTTTAAATACATGTAAGTGTTACTTTACCCCGGAGGTGATTAGAGGTGACATGGAAGCAAGCCACTCCCGTCAACTTAACCCAGCACACGTGcagcatttttgctttaatACCTCGCTCTGCCCTCCCTTCCCACCCTTCTCCTTGTTTCATAcgactttctttccctttccgttTGCTTGGTACGCATGTTCTAACCCTACGCTACCTCAATGAGCGACGGTTCGTAGTCTGATGGAGCTTCAAAGCCCATTAGATTGATGAATGTTGCCGTCACGTTGGCAAGGCCCGCACGCGGAAGGTCTGTCCGCATTTGCACACGGGGATCAAGACCAGCGCCTCCGATAAAAACAGGGACGGGTGCAAGTGTGTGCGATGTGAGTGGCATGAGATTACCTTCAGCATCACGTACCGGTTTACCCTTCTTGTCGCGTTGCACCATATCATCTGAGTTTCCGTGGTCTGCAGTTATGAGGAACACGCCATTCACGGAGTCCACCGCCTCCTTCAACCGCTGGAGTGACTGGTCGACGGCTTCAAGTGACGTAATCGTTGCTTTAAGGTCACCGGTGTGGCCAACCATATCACCGTTGGGGTAGTTGATGCGGATCATATCGTACTTACCACTCTTTATTGCGTCGACGGCGGCATCAGTGATCTCTTTGCTCTTCATGAGGGGCTTCTGGTTGAACTGCACGCGATCACTTGGAATCTCACAGAAGGTCTCACGCTCTTCGCTCAACTTGCCGCTGCGGTTGCCATTCCAAAAGTATGTGACATGACCAAACTTTTGTGTCTCGGAGAGGGCAAAGATGTTGCAGCCAGAACCAATGAGATACTCCTCGCTTGTCCGCGTGAGCTTAGGTGGGGGGACAAGAAAGTTGTTAGGAATACCCAAGTCACCATCGTAGCGCATCATGCCTGCATAGCGCACCTTGGGCAAGCGTACGCGATTGAACTTGTCGAATTCCTCTTCCTCGAAGGCGCGGGACATTTCGATCACACGGTCTCCACGGAAATTGAAACAGAGCACGGCATCGCCATCTTCAATGGTGCCAATGGGTCGGCCGTCGTCACCAGCGATGACAAATGGTGGGTAGTACTGGTCCGAGATGTTTgcatcttcctcacggaATTTAGTGAGGGCCTCGCGGGCCGATTTGAAGGCGCGTCCCTCACCAAGCACCTGAGCACGCCAGCCCCGCTCAACGATCGACCAGTCCGCTTCGTAGCGGTCCATAGTCACAAACATACGACCACCGCCACTCGCGATGCGGGCGTCGCAACCGCCCTCACGTAACTTCGCCAGGACTTCCTCGAGTTCGTCGGTGAACTTGAAGGAGGTCTTGTCAGGTACATCACGGCCATCATACAGCGCGTGCACGCGAATGCGCTTGGCCCCATTAGCACCAGCGTGTTTAAGGATCTGATACACTTGGTTGTCGCGTGAGTGCACACCACCGTCGCTCAGTAAACCAATGAGGTGTAAGGTGCGTCCAGGTTGTGAGAAGGCGCCATGGAGGTAGCGGTATCCTTCGCTCGTGAATATTTCTCCACTTTCCAGGGCGTCGTCGACAAGCGAAGCTCCTTGCAGGACCACACGACCGGCCCCAAGAGCGTTGTGACCGACCTCACTGTTTCCCATATCGGCATCAGTGGGGAGCCCGACAGCGGTGCCGTGAGCACAGATGGAGCGGAAGTGCTTGGGATCATTAAAGAGAGCATCCATGAGGGGCGTCTTGGCTACATGGACGGCATCGTACTCATCACGGGGGCCAATACCAACACCGTCAAGAACGACTAGCACCAGTTTGCGGCGTGGGAGTGTCTTGTGAGCAGCAAGCGTGAGTGCCATTAGCAAAAATTTCTAACAAGAATAAAGAGATTAGTATGGCCGCTGTAGTAAATGCTGTGTTAGTTATGGGAAGGTTCACTCCTAAACAGGggacacaaacaaaaagaaaagaagcggaAGGGGAATATCTATATTCGAAATgcattccccttttctttctcttcgcGTGAATACAACGAAGGAACAACTTTCATCAGCgataacaaaagcagcagtagcATTAGACACAGTGACCTGTAGCCCCCCTTGAGTTCTCCACAACTCTAAGTGGACTACCTATGACTTGACCTCCTCCATTGCCGGTTTGGATTGCAGCTTCTCCAGTATGGCATGCAACCCGCTCACCTGATTAGACGCAATTGTGGCACTCATACGCTCCACATCGGCGCCAAATATTTTATCCCCAGAAAATAAAGACGTGGGTAAAACTGTAGGAATGTTGTCGTTGTCAACGAAGCCCTCCTGGTAGCAGCGTTCGAAGTGCTCCAACCACTGCTTCGGGGCACCGATAAAGCCAATGCACACTAAATACCTCTCGCTGTTCACAACGCGGCTATGACGCGGCTTCACCACCTGAACACTTTCGTACAGGTGGGTTGTTAGAAAAAGGATGGCTCTTGTGAAGGGCGAGAAGCAGTCGAATAGTTTCAGGACGAAGCACCCACCTGGGCGTAGCAATTTCACAGCGCTCAGCCACTGCCCGTAGACAATCCTACATGAGATTGTTTCCTGGAAATTCACGACTTCGGTGGGAACGTCAAACCCACcgtcagcaacaacaagccGTACATTCTCTTTGCACGTCAATGAACAGAGACTCTCAATATTCTCTAGTTTGAAGACATCACCTGTGCCATCAATACCAtaacaggggaaaaaactgcGTGAGGGGAGGTCAGTATACCAATCGAGACCCTTTACATTACGCAAGGTAAGACCGAAGCCACGCAGACGCAGCTTATGTTCCTTCCCCATGGCGAAAAGTGCTTGAGAGAACGCGCCGGGCCCTCCACAGACATCCACAAACGTAAAGGTGCCCTTTGCCCTCGTAGCCCCGCCTTTCAAGTATTCCCACAAACCGACTGCTTCCATAGTCTCATGAAGCTTGTGGCCCGCACGGTTGCGAAACGCGACAGCCCCGTGAACACCACTGACGGCTTGTGGAAACAGTGCGTCACGGGCCGCTATATATGCGGAGGTGTCTGTGTTGTCGAAAGCAGTCTTCGCGGCCCACAATGCGCTCCGTTCCTCTGCGAGAAATGTGTCGAAAGCGTCCCTCCAGTTCACGCGCTCGAACGCTTTTCCAACAAGCCCACTGACATCCGGATGTGTGGAAGCTGGGTCGTGGCGCAGAGGGAAAACTACCGTGCAGTCTGCAACGGCAGGCATCAGAGAAATACCCACCCTTGCACTCCCCTTCTACACGCATATACGTTAAAAATGCCAACAATAAAAGCGAATCAGATGAGAGtcaggaggggaggggggaaagggacgGCATAGAGGGTTTGCAAATACTAGGGAGTTATTTCCATGCGTGAAACAATTTTATCCTCTTCAAGTGAGCACTTGCACACGAAACAGTGCATTCCaggagcaaaaacaaacccGTCTGTGGTACGCACTTTTGCACGTGAGCGACCGCGCGACACCCCGCAACTGCAGGATGGTGAGAGGGTTCCTTCGGTTGCACTGATGAGGCCCACAGACGTCTACGCGGCACTTCAGCGGCATGTACTCAACGTAAAATACAAATGGAGTCGCCGTCTACGCCGCCTCCGGAACCACATCGGCAGTTGTATAGACTTTGCTCCCGAGAAGCCTCTGAGGAGGTGTAGCGTTACATATCCATCAAATACCTCTCCCCTGCGTTTGCGGTAACaccaaataataatgatatcAACAATACATTGACCCTCGTGATGGTCATTGGTATTTCTTCAATCTGATCCTACATATCGCGACACGCAGCCACCACTCGGCCTACCTCAAATTACAGCGCATATGATCATGGGCGTGACCAACCGCCTCACCACACATGAGGGtgtggaaaggaagggatatgGGAAACAGAACCCCTTGcaggatttaaaaaaaaagcgctcTACACCGCCCTCTAATACGCTCCTTGCCCCCATCTGCACGTGGTGAATAGCGGGCCACTTACTTTGTTAGGAGCACCTCTCTCAGAAGCACAGCGCTATTCAGGGCCTTTTCTTCAAGCTCCTTCTTCAACGCCGCCGCCTCGCCGTTCAACCGCTccaattcttttgtctttttagTTCGTATCGTCTCAAGCTCGTTGCGCATCGACGCGTTCTCGTTCTCTGCTGTGGCCACAGATTGCTCGAGGCTTTTTATGCGCTGACTGAGCTGATAGCTAAGCGTTGAAGTTGAACGCTGCATTGCGCGGACTTGCTCACTGGTAGTGTTCTCAGCCGCCTCCTGCTGTTGGACCATCTCTGCAATTCGCTTCTCCAGTACACTTTTCTCGTGACGAATGCACCGAATTTCTTCACTCGCcaaaagaagcaactgcTCTACGGCCTGACATTGCCGCTTGATGTTCTCAAGGGCCTGCTGCTTGTCGTCAATCACCTGTGCGTCTGGGACCTTCTTCTTGGGAGCCATGCCCCTTAAAAGTGCTACGCTATTGATGTGGCGATATGTTTTAgcaacttcctttcttttttcccctttctcaGTTCCTAGCACTGGGGGTGACCAAGAAGAATGACGTTCACCAAGGATGCGTGGAGTGGGCGCTTAAGAGAGAAAAGTTGAAGAAAAAGTGGTGCCAGTGACCAGTTACACgggcgacaaaaaaaaaaaatagtgatggTTCGCCTCGTAAGCACTTATGGGTTCTGCgatccccttcccttttcagtTTCATCAGCAGGAAACTAAAAGACTATGCCTAAACCTATGGATGATGAACCGGAAACAGGCAGCTGGAACAGAGACAAGCAAAAGGGGAATAACAAGAAGCAAATCCAGGAAAGTTTTCGGTGCTCTACACACCTCGTAGGAGCATCCGCTCACGCTACTTCTACCCCTCTTTTTGCATACCCCACCAGGTCTCCTCCACCCCCACGCCGGGAGCCTACTGATTACGCACGATAGCTTTGATGTCGTTGAAAATATCCTCATTCCTCAGAGTGTACTTTAGGTTTTCTCTGACGCTGTAACGTATCGGTGGAATTGTGCGACCCGCTGCATATGGATCGAGATTACCCTGGCTCTCCTCAATAGAGACTAAGTTAGCAGGGTCATACACGTCGCTCCCAAAGCAGTAGCGATGAGCGAAGGCTACAAACATCATTTCAATGCAGATTAGTAGGTCTTGCAGTCC
The genomic region above belongs to Trypanosoma brucei brucei TREU927 chromosome 10, whole genome shotgun sequence and contains:
- a CDS encoding 2,3-bisphosphoglycerate-independent phosphoglycerate mutase; the encoded protein is MALTLAAHKTLPRRKLVLVVLDGVGIGPRDEYDAVHVAKTPLMDALFNDPKHFRSICAHGTAVGLPTDADMGNSEVGHNALGAGRVVLQGASLVDDALESGEIFTSEGYRYLHGAFSQPGRTLHLIGLLSDGGVHSRDNQVYQILKHAGANGAKRIRVHALYDGRDVPDKTSFKFTDELEEVLAKLREGGCDARIASGGGRMFVTMDRYEADWSIVERGWRAQVLGEGRAFKSAREALTKFREEDANISDQYYPPFVIAGDDGRPIGTIEDGDAVLCFNFRGDRVIEMSRAFEEEEFDKFNRVRLPKVRYAGMMRYDGDLGIPNNFLVPPPKLTRTSEEYLIGSGCNIFALSETQKFGHVTYFWNGNRSGKLSEERETFCEIPSDRVQFNQKPLMKSKEITDAAVDAIKSGKYDMIRINYPNGDMVGHTGDLKATITSLEAVDQSLQRLKEAVDSVNGVFLITADHGNSDDMVQRDKKGKPVRDAEGNLMPLTSHTLAPVPVFIGGAGLDPRVQMRTDLPRAGLANVTATFINLMGFEAPSDYEPSLIEVA
- a CDS encoding methyltransferase, putative encodes the protein MPAVADCTVVFPLRHDPASTHPDVSGLVGKAFERVNWRDAFDTFLAEERSALWAAKTAFDNTDTSAYIAARDALFPQAVSGVHGAVAFRNRAGHKLHETMEAVGLWEYLKGGATRAKGTFTFVDVCGGPGAFSQALFAMGKEHKLRLRGFGLTLRNVKGLDWYTDLPSRSFFPCYGIDGTGDVFKLENIESLCSLTCKENVRLVVADGGFDVPTEVVNFQETISCRIVYGQWLSAVKLLRPGGCFVLKLFDCFSPFTRAILFLTTHLYESVQVVKPRHSRVVNSERYLVCIGFIGAPKQWLEHFERCYQEGFVDNDNIPTVLPTSLFSGDKIFGADVERMSATIASNQVSGLHAILEKLQSKPAMEEVKS